One Glycine soja cultivar W05 chromosome 2, ASM419377v2, whole genome shotgun sequence genomic region harbors:
- the LOC114376073 gene encoding serine/threonine-protein phosphatase 7 long form homolog — MVLADVEDTGADIPADTGAQAAKDEHEGFPGGPSDPSVLTQYADHVACSVWTGERLPGLRQGNVMDRTYACNGYVISTSADARQCWIYEHFPSVAESTADQDYDEDSPHACRWIVTKKTVKSIHTPAYRERLDQLQISDVCWIPYGEHQPVWDFHLISCYSGLLRWGLVAVYYRLERFMRQFGYTQIIPAPPVDSWVSYDDIHDRWMHYSDHMVPAGEVCAVPRQCANDYMDWFFRISHPFMTPGQASYPLPNGHAPQPRVVP, encoded by the exons ATGGTACTAGCTGATGTAGAGGACACTGGGGCAGACATTCCTGCAGACACAGGCGCCCAGGCTGCTAAGGATGAGCATGAGGGATTTCCGGGTGGTCCGAGCGACCCATCCGTGCTTACCCAGTATGCGGATCACGTAGCTTGCAGCGTATGGACgggagag AGGCTTCCAGGGCTGAGACAAGGCAATGTCATGGACCGTACGTACGCCTGTAATGGGTACGTGATATCTACGAGCGCCGATGCCAGGCAG TGTTGGATATACGAGCACTTTCCCTCAGTCGCGGAGTCCACTGCTGATCAGGACTACGACGAGGATTCACCGCATGCCTGTAGGTGGATTGTGACGAAGAAGACCGTGAAGAGCATACATACACCGGCATACAGGGAGCGCCTGGACCAACTCCAGATTTCAGATGTCTGTTGGATCCCATATGGGGAGCACCAACCGGTCTGggacttccatttgatttcatgCTATTCCGGTCTCCTGCGCTGGGGGCTCGTTGCTGTGTATTACCGACTAGAGAGGTTCATGCGGCAGTTTGGATACACCCAGATCATTCCTGCTCCGCCTGTCGATTCATGGGTGTCGTATGATGATATACACGATAGGTGGATGCACTACTCGGATCATATGGTTCCAGCAGGTGAGGTGTGCGCTGTGCCACGTCAGTGTGCCAACGACTACATGGACTGGTTCTTCCGCATCTCGCATCCTTTCATGACACCAGGCCAGGCATCATATCCTCTGCCAAATGGTCATGCTCCGCAGCCCCGAGTCGTCCCTTAG